The following are encoded in a window of Syngnathus scovelli strain Florida chromosome 4, RoL_Ssco_1.2, whole genome shotgun sequence genomic DNA:
- the ddx28 gene encoding probable ATP-dependent RNA helicase DDX28, with amino-acid sequence MLSLKVGYSALASLRIHRTKISSLSSDHVYFSVCAASTDEIPIIRVPLSVRNRIENVKQTRGKNNINTSKAGKLLIQSRNASLNQSVGYTHGKFDEPTLCSKGWKHKKSFGDYFTVNNIKSVAPFVSGSGQEEDIKTPVKTFHTLHICKELVETLERLNISHPTTVQLQTIPKVMRGHNVLCAAETGSGKTLSYLLPIMHKLHLHEEIHEEGSPKIHALVVVPSRELAEQVASVSRSLCAPLGMVTRTVGGGRGVGRIKGVFKQDVPDILVATPGALVKALRRRCLDLSHLSYLVVDEADTMFDPSFANMLEEILRYTEIASAPNETRGPARKSQLLVVGATFPGGVGEILSQVTDLGSMVVIKSKMLHFLMPHVKQTFLKVRGQEKVLELNHYLKRLQQEHGGAGGNAVLVFCNKASTVNWLGYSLEEMGVAHARLQGEMPAAHRAGIFHRFQKGMDDVLLCTDVASRGLDTSRVRLVVNYDFPESHTDYIHRAGRVGRAGGCEGGEVLSFVTHPWEVELVQKLEIAARRRTSLPGMESEIREPKPVIVETEESA; translated from the exons ATGTTGTCTCTGAAGGTCGGCTACTCGGCTCTGGCTTCTTTGAGAATTCACCGGACTAAAATAAGCAGTCTCTCAAGCGATCATGTTTATTTTTCGGTTTGCGCGGCCTCTACGGATGAGATCCCCATCATCCGTGTCCCTCTGTCTGTGCGGAATCGCATTGAGAATGTCAAGCAAACCAGAGGGAAGAACAATATCAACACGAGCAAAGCTGGCAAGCTCCTCATCCAGAGCAGGAACGCAAGTTTGAACCAGTCTGTAGGATACACGCACGGCAAGTTTGACGAGCCGACACTCTGCTCAAAAGGATGGAAGCACAAAAAGTCCTTCGGGGATTATTTCACCGTCAACAACATCAAATCTGTTGCGCCTTTTGTTTCCGGAAGCGGACAGGAGGAGGATATTAAAACGCCAGTGAAGACTTTCCATACACTGCACATCTGCAAGGAACTGGTGGAGACTTTGGAACGTTTAAACATCAGTCATCCCACCACTGTGCAGCTGCAGACTATCCCCAAGGTGATGAGGGGTCACAACGTCCTGTGCGCAGCCGAGACAGGAAGTGGAAAGACGCTGAGTTATTTGCTGCCAATCATGCATAAATTACATCTGCATGAGGAGATACATGAGGAGGGGTCTCCTAAGATCCACGCTCTGGTTGTGGTGCCCTCCAGGGAGTTGGCTGAGCAGGTGGCATCTGTGTCCAGGAGCCTGTGCGCCCCACTGGGCATGGTGACGAGGACGGTAGGAGGCGGACGTGGCGTGGGGCGCATCAAGGGGGTCTTTAAGCAAGACGTTCCTGACATTTTAGTAGCCACGCCAGGCGCTTTGGTCAAAGCCTTGCGGAGACGCTGCTTAGACTTGAGCCACCTGAGCTATCTCGTAGTGGACGAAGCGGACACCATGTTCGACCCGAGCTTCGCCAACATGCTGGAGGAAATTTTGCGGTACACCGAAATCGCCAGCGCCCCGAATGAGACGCGAGGCCCCGCCCGTAAGTCCCAGCTGCTCGTGGTGGGCGCCACCTTTCCCGGCGGTGTCGGCGAGATCCTCAGCCAAGTCACGGATCTCGGCAGCATGGTGGTCATTAAGAGCAAGATGCTGCACTTCCTCATGCCGCATGTGAAGCAAACGTTCCTCAAAGTGAGAGgacaggagaaagtcctggagcTTAACCATTACCTGAAACGGCTCCAGCAGGAACACGGAGGAGCAGGTGGAAACGCCGTTCTTGTGTTCTGCAACAAGGCCTCCACCGTCAACTGGCTGGG ATACTCACTGGAGGAAATGGGGGTGGCCCACGCTCGTCTCCAAGGAGAGATGCCGGCCGCGCATCGTGCAGGCATCTTCCACCGCTTCCAGAAAGGCATGGACGACGTTCTCCTGTGCACTGACGTCGCCTCACGAGGCCTGGACACATCCCGGGTGCGCCTCGTGGTCAACTACGACTTCCCGGAGTCACACACGGATTACATCCACAGAGCCGGCCGGGTGGGGAGGGCTGGGGGGTGCGAAGGCGGCGAAGTCCTCAGCTTCGTCACGCATCCGTGGGAGGTGGAGCTTGTGCAGAAGCTAGAGATTGCAGCACGGAGGAGGACTAGTTTGCCTGGTATGGAGTCTGAGATACGAGAACCAAAACCTGTTATAGTGGAGACTGAAGAATCAGCATGA